In one window of Hyla sarda isolate aHylSar1 chromosome 1, aHylSar1.hap1, whole genome shotgun sequence DNA:
- the LOC130297303 gene encoding uncharacterized protein LOC130297303 encodes MTDSLKQSAMCLEVKSLLQKKVLVPVPQSEEKQGFYSPLFLVKKPSGAFRVKINLKALNKFLSYKKFCIESIKLTISLLFPNCVMESIDLEDAYYHIPIHSSHPQSSSILRRELGPPSIFSSTFRGISSTPSVYKGDGGDSCLYQNKGHSHSPISRRLSYCGEFRRSAYLTDTVCKFNPQIPMLEPEPKKILSCSLQDLSVFGNIPEVIFSNVKPASSETAIASREGTKSIPRSFQRSHVGPRSHDSSNPSSKVDPVQDKRTSARHPFPLEWGKIWTIVS; translated from the coding sequence ATGACTGATTCACTGAAACAATCGGCAATGTGTCTAGAGGTCAAGTCCCTCTTGCAAAAGAAGGTTCTTGTTCCAGTTCCCCAATCAGAAGAAAAGCAGGGATTTTACTCTCCCctctttttagtgaaaaaacccTCGGGAGCATTCAGGGTTAAAATCAATCTCAAGGCCCTGAACAAGTTCCTATCCTACAAAAAATTCTGCATTGAATCAATCAAATTGACTATCAGTCTTCTATTCCCAAACTGTGTGATGGAATCAATCGATTTAGAGGATGCTTACTATCACATCCCAATCCATTCCTCCCATCCTCAGAGTAGCAGTATTCTTAGAAGGGAATTGGGTCCACCTTCAATATTCAGCTCTACCTTTCGGGGTATCTCAAGCACCCCGAGTGTTTACAAAGGTGATGGTGGAGACAGTTGCCTTTATCAGAATAAAGGACATTCTCATAGTCCCATATCTCGACGACTTTCTTATTGTGGCGAGTTCAGAAGATCTGCTTATCTAACAGATACAGTCTGTAAGTTCAATCCTCAAATTCCTATGTTGGAACCTGAACCTAAAAAAATCCTGTCTTGTTCCCTCCAGGACCTGTCAGTTTTTGGGAATATCCCTGAAGTCATCTTCTCAAATGTCAAACCTGCCTCCAGCGAAACAGCCATTGCTTCAAGAGAAGGTACTAAATCTATCCCACGCTCCTTTCAGAGAAGCCATGTCGGTCCTAGGTCTCATGACAGCAGCAATCCCAGCAGTAAGGTGGACCCAGTACAGGACAAGAGAACTTCAGCTAGACATCCTTTCCCATTGGAATGGGGAAAaatctggaccatcgtaagttga